The Akkermansiaceae bacterium genome segment AGGCCGGGATTCCCCCTCACCGCACCCCCCAGCACCGGGTCCTTCCCCAGATGGGCGGAGATGAGGTCCGGCCTCGCGACGAGGTCGAAGACATTGCGCAGCCGCCCCAGCAACGCGGGCAGCACCGGGACCAGGGAATGGCTGAACTCCACCGCCAGCGCGTGCTTCCGCACCGCATGCGTGACACTGATCCATCCCGTATGCCCGCCGATGCGGACGGTCCGCAGGTAGGCATCCTCCGCCACCCATTCCACGTCCTTCATCATGCGTCCACGGAGGAAGTCGAGGATGCCTTCCCAATCGTAAGGCGGCCGGTAGGTCAGCAGCAACGTGGAGGTATCCCCGTGGGCGGCGGCCTTCGCCCCTCCGCCCGCCGCTTCTTTCCGCAGTCGTCCCGGGGGCATCTTGTAGTGCGTGACGAAAGCATCATTGAACCGGCGCAGGCTTGCGAAGCCGCTGGCAAAGGCCACATCGATCACCGGCAGCTTCGTCTCGGTCAGCAGTTGCTTCGCCAGCAGCAGCCGCCGCGTCTGGATCAGCTCGATGGGTGAAACGCCGAGTTCCGCCTGCACGATCCGCCGCAGGTGCCGCGAACTCATCCCCAGTCCGGCGGCGATCTCCTCCAGCCCCGCCTCGTCGCTGTCGCCCAGGCCTTCCCCGATCCGCTGGACGATGAGATGGGCGATCCGGTGCGCTTTGTCCACCGGAGCATTCCCCGGTGCCAGCTCCGGACGGCAGCGCAGGCAAGGACGGAAGCCCGCCTTCTCCGCCGCCTCCGCACTGGCATGGAAGCGGCA includes the following:
- a CDS encoding helix-turn-helix domain-containing protein encodes the protein MGYRRSMIDDDAAYQALASHDARFDGVFFVGVTSTGIYCRPVCPAKTPARKNCRFHASAEAAEKAGFRPCLRCRPELAPGNAPVDKAHRIAHLIVQRIGEGLGDSDEAGLEEIAAGLGMSSRHLRRIVQAELGVSPIELIQTRRLLLAKQLLTETKLPVIDVAFASGFASLRRFNDAFVTHYKMPPGRLRKEAAGGGAKAAAHGDTSTLLLTYRPPYDWEGILDFLRGRMMKDVEWVAEDAYLRTVRIGGHTGWISVTHAVRKHALAVEFSHSLVPVLPALLGRLRNVFDLVARPDLISAHLGKDPVLGGAVRGNPGLRVPGAFDGFEMVVRAILGQQITVRAATTIAGRFAAAFGEKIVTPFPELTRLSPQAEKVAATTVDDVARLGIVSARSRCILALAQAFRSGALSLEPGSDPDATIRSLEALPGIGPWTAHYIAMRALRWPDAFPKEDIAVRNRLGGVTAKQAELLSQPWRPWRSYAVLHLWRSLG